The following are from one region of the Rhodopirellula sp. P2 genome:
- a CDS encoding OB-fold-containig protein, with the protein MLAITWTDRLDSILVGPMWPATVLATLFLLYAIIALLGVIDLGADVDVDLDVPDLDAPDLAGDLGGDWGVDTAGEPMHSDWFGGTGAATLRAMNLDRVPLVVWLSVFSVLFWVISFYLWFGYDVRHYDPTFLTSGLLTIRNGVLGIVATKIVTWPLHRMLVPPVEFHASNLVGGSAVIETRQADESFGRARFATDAAPLLISVRTGGEIIPKGGRVTVVSYDQNTKTYLVQADSPPAA; encoded by the coding sequence ATGTTGGCAATCACTTGGACTGATCGACTTGATTCGATCCTGGTCGGCCCCATGTGGCCAGCCACCGTTTTGGCCACGTTGTTTCTGCTGTACGCCATCATTGCCTTGCTGGGCGTGATCGATCTCGGCGCGGATGTGGATGTCGACTTGGACGTCCCCGATCTCGATGCCCCCGATTTGGCGGGGGACCTCGGTGGCGATTGGGGCGTGGACACCGCCGGCGAACCGATGCACAGCGATTGGTTCGGTGGCACCGGGGCGGCGACCCTGCGAGCCATGAATCTGGACCGGGTTCCCCTGGTCGTCTGGCTGTCCGTTTTCAGCGTTCTGTTTTGGGTGATCAGCTTTTACCTGTGGTTTGGCTACGACGTGCGGCACTATGACCCCACGTTCCTGACCAGCGGTTTGCTGACCATTCGCAACGGAGTCCTGGGGATCGTCGCGACCAAAATCGTGACCTGGCCACTGCACCGGATGCTGGTTCCTCCCGTCGAATTCCATGCCTCCAACCTGGTTGGCGGATCGGCGGTCATCGAAACCCGTCAGGCCGACGAATCGTTCGGTCGTGCGCGTTTTGCCACTGATGCGGCCCCCCTGCTGATTTCCGTCCGAACCGGTGGTGAAATCATCCCAAAAGGGGGACGTGTCACGGTGGTGAGCTATGATCAAAACACCAAAACCTACCTGGTGCAGGCTGATTCGCCCCCCGCGGCGTAA
- a CDS encoding MFS transporter, with product MDRIPVSATTQSIPAAGGSDRNLTRSMGDAACFGGMVGCGETYFSAFALAVGLSETASGLVASIPLLVGGVIQLVSLKAIAWIGGYRRWIVAGAVLQSLAFLPLAYAAWTGSLSIVMFLLIASVYWAAGLSTGPAWNTWIEQIVPVAGRARFFSKRSRLQQICTFSGLMVAGLVLQWTSQEGIALTGFAGLFFVAAILRLVSASFLHRTRHVQSVPLHVEHSPASVTGEHPLEEPVDDRSAIQLLAYLVAMQVFIQLSGPYFVPYMLGQLEFDYVVYVGLIALAFLSKVISFAFWGRIAEESGAAKVLWFGGIGLVPLASLWIVSTNLVWLAMIQILSGIAWAAYELGFFLMFFETLPAKHRTRLLTYHNFANTLAICVGALAGAAILAYWGAQSQTYYYLFGLSSTGRLLCLILLVGAVLPKHSLKSIGMRVLAIRPGAGSVTAPIIASAEEQPLVNRSSLTASAEFIGPR from the coding sequence ATGGACCGAATCCCCGTCTCCGCCACCACCCAATCGATCCCAGCTGCCGGCGGGAGCGACCGAAACCTCACTCGAAGTATGGGGGATGCGGCGTGTTTTGGCGGCATGGTGGGATGCGGTGAAACCTATTTTTCCGCGTTTGCGTTGGCGGTGGGATTGAGTGAAACCGCTTCGGGTTTGGTTGCCAGCATTCCGCTGCTGGTGGGCGGGGTGATCCAGTTGGTGTCGCTGAAAGCCATTGCCTGGATTGGCGGCTACCGACGTTGGATCGTTGCCGGTGCGGTATTGCAATCGCTCGCGTTTTTGCCGCTGGCCTATGCGGCTTGGACCGGAAGTCTGTCGATCGTGATGTTCCTGTTGATCGCGTCGGTGTACTGGGCGGCAGGTCTTTCGACCGGGCCCGCCTGGAACACTTGGATTGAACAGATCGTGCCCGTGGCAGGGCGAGCCCGATTCTTTTCCAAGCGATCTCGACTGCAACAGATTTGCACCTTCTCGGGTTTGATGGTCGCCGGTTTGGTGTTGCAGTGGACGTCCCAGGAAGGCATCGCATTGACCGGGTTTGCAGGGTTGTTCTTCGTCGCCGCGATCTTGCGATTGGTGTCGGCAAGTTTCTTGCACCGCACACGCCATGTTCAATCCGTCCCCCTGCACGTCGAGCATTCCCCGGCGAGCGTCACGGGGGAGCATCCCCTGGAAGAACCCGTTGACGATCGATCTGCGATTCAGTTGCTGGCTTATTTGGTTGCCATGCAAGTCTTCATCCAGCTCAGTGGTCCGTACTTTGTGCCGTACATGCTGGGGCAACTGGAGTTTGACTACGTCGTCTACGTTGGCTTGATCGCGCTCGCCTTCCTCAGCAAGGTCATCTCATTCGCGTTTTGGGGACGCATCGCGGAAGAGTCCGGTGCGGCGAAGGTGCTGTGGTTCGGCGGCATCGGATTGGTGCCACTGGCATCGCTGTGGATTGTCTCCACCAACCTGGTGTGGCTGGCGATGATTCAGATCCTCAGTGGCATCGCTTGGGCGGCGTATGAACTGGGGTTCTTCCTGATGTTCTTTGAAACCTTGCCTGCGAAGCATCGAACCCGGTTGCTGACCTATCACAACTTTGCCAACACACTGGCCATTTGTGTGGGCGCTCTGGCCGGGGCAGCGATTTTGGCGTACTGGGGCGCTCAATCGCAGACCTATTACTACCTGTTCGGCCTGTCATCGACGGGCAGGTTGCTTTGCCTGATCTTGTTGGTCGGGGCCGTTCTTCCCAAGCATTCCCTGAAATCGATCGGAATGCGAGTGCTCGCGATTCGACCCGGGGCGGGCAGCGTGACCGCCCCGATCATTGCCAGTGCTGAAGAGCAACCTTTGGTCAATCGTTCATCGCTGACAGCCTCCGCAGAGTTCATTGGCCCCCGCTGA
- a CDS encoding DUF1573 domain-containing protein, producing the protein MDFGEFWVGEKPTIDLLIRNTWSHDMVFKKLTASCGCSGGVYDSLVIKPSERGRVSVFLEAGSSTLIS; encoded by the coding sequence ATTGACTTTGGAGAATTTTGGGTCGGTGAAAAACCGACAATTGATCTGTTGATTCGAAATACTTGGTCACATGACATGGTCTTCAAAAAGTTAACCGCAAGTTGCGGATGCTCTGGAGGTGTCTACGATTCACTTGTCATAAAACCTAGTGAGCGCGGGCGCGTCAGTGTGTTCCTGGAGGCAGGGTCGTCGACCCTCATTTCCTAG
- a CDS encoding ISL3 family transposase — MQLKTILNRAEKQKGFVYTSIRWSEDNQAIWISIKPHARSRPVCSGCGKKRPGYDTRGERRFEFVPLWGFPVFFLYAMRRVACPACGVVIEKVPWADGKHRSTYSYRIFLAAWAKRLSWKETALIFGTSWDTVYRAIDWVVRWGLIHREIGPVEAIGVDEIAYRRGHKYLTLVYQIDADCRRLLYVARDRTEESLRGFFNAVPETSIQSLKFICTDMWRQYMNVIAEKAADAVHILDRYHVMKKFGDALNKVRVEEARQLKADGYEEVLKGSRWCLLKRPENLTDKQTVKLDDLLQYNLKSIKAYLMREDFQRFWSYQSPAWAGRFLDQWCTRAMHSKIEPMKGMARTLRRHRTLLLNWFLARGEISNGSVEGMNTKAKLALRKAYGFKSYKTIEIALYHQLGKLPEPNQTHRFC, encoded by the coding sequence ATGCAGCTCAAAACTATCCTCAACCGAGCCGAAAAGCAAAAGGGGTTTGTCTACACAAGCATCCGTTGGAGCGAGGACAACCAAGCGATCTGGATCAGCATCAAGCCACACGCGCGAAGTCGCCCTGTTTGCAGCGGCTGCGGAAAGAAACGCCCCGGATACGACACCCGAGGAGAAAGGCGGTTCGAGTTTGTGCCGCTGTGGGGTTTCCCGGTGTTCTTTCTTTACGCGATGAGGCGAGTTGCCTGCCCCGCCTGTGGCGTGGTGATCGAGAAAGTTCCTTGGGCTGATGGAAAGCATCGCAGCACTTACAGCTATCGAATTTTTCTCGCCGCTTGGGCCAAGCGACTGAGTTGGAAGGAAACCGCGTTGATCTTTGGCACCAGCTGGGACACGGTCTACCGGGCGATTGACTGGGTGGTTCGTTGGGGACTGATTCACCGGGAAATCGGCCCGGTCGAAGCAATTGGCGTCGATGAGATTGCCTACCGTCGAGGACACAAGTACCTGACGCTGGTCTACCAGATTGATGCCGACTGCCGACGGTTGCTTTACGTCGCTCGGGATCGAACCGAGGAAAGTCTGCGTGGTTTTTTCAATGCCGTTCCAGAGACATCGATTCAGAGCTTGAAGTTCATTTGCACTGACATGTGGCGTCAGTACATGAACGTGATCGCCGAGAAGGCCGCCGATGCGGTTCACATCTTGGACCGATACCACGTGATGAAGAAGTTCGGCGATGCACTCAACAAGGTTCGGGTTGAGGAGGCCCGGCAGTTGAAAGCGGATGGCTATGAAGAGGTGCTCAAAGGGTCTCGATGGTGCCTTCTAAAACGCCCAGAGAATCTGACGGACAAGCAAACGGTCAAGCTTGATGATCTCCTGCAATACAACCTGAAGAGCATCAAAGCTTATCTGATGCGAGAAGACTTCCAACGGTTCTGGAGCTACCAAAGTCCGGCCTGGGCAGGCAGGTTTCTCGATCAATGGTGTACTCGAGCGATGCATTCGAAAATCGAACCGATGAAGGGCATGGCACGCACACTACGCAGGCACCGAACGCTACTGTTGAACTGGTTTCTCGCTCGTGGTGAAATCTCCAACGGTAGCGTCGAGGGCATGAACACCAAAGCCAAACTGGCGTTGAGAAAGGCCTACGGTTTCAAATCGTATAAAACGATCGAAATCGCCCTGTATCACCAGCTAGGAAAGCTCCCTGAGCCAAATCAAACCCACCGATTCTGCTGA
- the tnpA gene encoding IS66 family insertion sequence element accessory protein TnpA, producing MTHSQAAQRWAERLQRFSQSEMTVAQFCAAEGVSQPSYYHWRRKLLGPAKAAGPASPPDSGPTPALIPVRIVDSQGQQAPPPKTNVRTTVQLPGGVSIEVEVLGSDACEAGRP from the coding sequence ATGACACACTCCCAAGCAGCTCAACGATGGGCCGAACGTTTGCAGCGGTTTAGCCAGTCCGAGATGACTGTTGCTCAGTTCTGTGCTGCCGAAGGCGTTTCGCAGCCATCTTACTATCACTGGCGACGCAAGTTGCTTGGACCTGCCAAAGCCGCTGGTCCTGCTTCGCCGCCCGATTCCGGCCCGACACCCGCCCTGATCCCTGTTCGCATCGTCGATTCGCAAGGCCAGCAGGCACCGCCGCCAAAGACGAACGTTCGAACAACGGTGCAGTTGCCCGGTGGTGTCTCAATCGAGGTCGAAGTACTCGGCTCGGATGCATGCGAAGCGGGGCGGCCATGA
- the tnpB gene encoding IS66 family insertion sequence element accessory protein TnpB (TnpB, as the term is used for proteins encoded by IS66 family insertion elements, is considered an accessory protein, since TnpC, encoded by a neighboring gene, is a DDE family transposase.), which translates to MTGLPQGSPIFLCTTPVDFRKGFDGLTGIVTSQLGQSVTSGSLFLFVNRKRDRIKALWWETGGLTLWYRRLEQGTVELPKAGSDQTHVTIDAVELAMWLGGVDLASARVRRKRMAA; encoded by the coding sequence ATGACCGGACTACCTCAGGGATCTCCGATCTTCCTGTGCACCACGCCGGTGGACTTCCGCAAAGGCTTCGACGGGCTGACCGGCATCGTCACCTCGCAGCTCGGCCAAAGCGTCACCAGCGGTTCGTTGTTCCTGTTTGTCAATCGAAAGCGCGATCGCATCAAAGCCCTGTGGTGGGAGACCGGAGGACTGACGCTCTGGTATCGCCGTCTGGAGCAAGGGACCGTCGAGCTGCCCAAAGCGGGCAGTGATCAAACCCACGTCACGATCGACGCTGTCGAGCTGGCGATGTGGCTCGGGGGCGTCGATTTGGCTTCGGCCCGGGTCAGGCGAAAACGGATGGCGGCGTGA
- a CDS encoding IS66 family transposase, protein MDAKALRDDPDSAAALIASLRKQVEEQAAALERKDKQLTEQAHSVLEVKAVNDKLSEENAELNLKVEKLLRQLFGRKSERRVDSEGQLFLDLGEEATPEVVSAIEEAIREAEQIVRDNEEKNGKPKPPRKTDRKFPEHLPRSERIVDLPEDQRAGLKLIGYDEVERLAWKRAELRVEVVKYAKYAVPADPSNPDKKPGIISPERPTGLVEGDRFDVSVAVEVVAQKYFFHMPFYRQQDMFAGSGWTPSRSTLCNLETQVEFALQPLADYLRSFLKTDTCIGCDDTGVVLITPAAMPDLSNHPRGDRIAEVFEDAIRKGKPSIKANFWGYYASRLPVVAFDFTVSRHRDGPDDVLGDYKGTLIGDCWSGFQKIDVRSDERIQFAACWAHARRKIDECRGAFPLQVAKLESLIGMLYDVEDQIKGLPETEALARRQEVSRHVLGLIEDYLSSDQLSSPAVLPKSNLAAAAGYVRRHWKALGRFTEDISIPIDNNDCEQLMKRVATGRKNWLFKGSLAAGERAANLMTVIVSAVRNDLDVHAYLEDVLRRTLAGETDWASMAPHVWKLDHCESIRTYRQDERRQAADRKRVRRARRRRLKK, encoded by the coding sequence ATGGATGCCAAAGCACTTCGAGACGATCCCGATTCCGCTGCCGCGTTGATCGCATCGCTGCGAAAGCAAGTCGAAGAACAGGCAGCTGCACTGGAGCGAAAGGACAAGCAGCTCACCGAGCAGGCTCATTCGGTGCTGGAAGTCAAAGCGGTCAATGACAAACTCAGCGAAGAAAACGCCGAACTGAACCTGAAGGTCGAGAAGTTGCTGCGACAACTCTTTGGCCGCAAGAGCGAACGTCGAGTCGATAGCGAAGGACAGTTGTTCCTGGACCTCGGTGAAGAAGCCACGCCGGAGGTCGTCAGTGCGATCGAAGAAGCGATCCGCGAGGCCGAACAGATCGTCCGTGACAACGAAGAAAAGAACGGCAAGCCCAAACCGCCTCGCAAAACGGATCGAAAATTTCCCGAACATCTGCCTCGCAGTGAACGCATTGTCGATCTGCCCGAAGACCAGCGAGCCGGCCTCAAACTGATCGGCTATGACGAAGTCGAGCGACTTGCCTGGAAGCGAGCCGAGCTTCGCGTTGAAGTCGTCAAGTACGCCAAGTATGCGGTGCCTGCTGATCCATCGAACCCCGACAAAAAGCCTGGAATCATCAGTCCCGAGCGTCCGACCGGGTTGGTTGAAGGCGACCGCTTCGATGTCTCCGTCGCCGTCGAAGTGGTCGCTCAGAAGTACTTCTTTCACATGCCGTTCTATCGCCAGCAAGACATGTTCGCCGGCAGCGGTTGGACGCCCAGTCGCTCGACGCTTTGCAATCTCGAAACCCAGGTCGAGTTCGCCCTGCAGCCGCTGGCCGATTACCTGCGAAGCTTCTTGAAGACCGATACCTGTATCGGCTGTGACGATACAGGCGTGGTGCTGATCACTCCGGCGGCGATGCCTGACTTGTCGAACCATCCTCGCGGTGATCGGATCGCCGAAGTCTTTGAAGATGCGATTCGAAAAGGTAAGCCGAGCATCAAAGCGAACTTCTGGGGCTACTATGCTTCGAGGTTGCCGGTGGTGGCGTTCGACTTCACGGTCAGTCGTCACCGTGACGGGCCGGATGACGTGCTGGGCGATTACAAAGGAACTTTAATTGGAGACTGTTGGTCGGGCTTTCAAAAGATCGATGTTCGAAGCGACGAGCGAATTCAGTTCGCCGCGTGCTGGGCCCATGCGCGCCGCAAGATCGACGAGTGCCGCGGTGCATTCCCGCTTCAGGTTGCAAAGCTGGAATCGTTGATCGGGATGCTGTATGACGTCGAAGACCAGATCAAAGGTTTACCCGAGACGGAGGCCCTTGCACGTCGGCAAGAGGTATCGCGACACGTGCTTGGCCTGATCGAGGACTACCTATCGAGCGATCAGTTGAGCAGTCCGGCGGTGCTTCCCAAGAGCAACCTAGCTGCCGCGGCTGGCTATGTGCGTCGGCACTGGAAGGCACTGGGTCGCTTCACCGAAGATATCAGCATCCCGATCGACAACAACGACTGCGAACAGTTGATGAAACGCGTTGCGACGGGCAGAAAGAACTGGCTATTCAAAGGCTCGCTTGCCGCTGGGGAGCGAGCGGCGAACTTGATGACAGTCATCGTCAGTGCGGTGCGCAATGACTTGGACGTGCATGCCTACTTGGAAGATGTGCTGCGACGGACCTTGGCTGGTGAAACCGACTGGGCTTCGATGGCGCCTCACGTTTGGAAGTTAGATCACTGCGAATCGATCCGAACGTACCGCCAGGACGAGCGTCGCCAAGCGGCCGACCGCAAGCGAGTCCGCCGCGCTCGCCGCCGACGTCTCAAGAAATAG
- the tnpC gene encoding IS66 family transposase translates to MDAKRSTNVQPPNDIESCHRIIASLKSQVEEQAHSVLELKSHNDKLEEKNIDLQLKVEKLLQQLFGRRSERRVDGDGQLFLDLGDEATPEVVSALEEAIREAEQVTQDAEEEKQKRRRKPPAKNDRKFPEHLPRIERIVDLPEARREGLKLIGYDEVETLEWIRPKLRVRVNKYAKYVQPIEKNRVEEGPAIISPERPTGLVAGDRFDASIGVEVIAWKYFYHLPFYRQQDLFAGSGWTPSRSTLANIETSVEFALRPLAEHLRSFLKTDACVGCDDTGVVLITPKVMPDLSNHPRADRVVEVLEKAIASGKPSIQANFWGYYASRLPVVGFDFTVSRHRDGPDDVLADYEGTLIGDCWSGFQKIDVRSDSRIKFAACWAHARRKIDECRSAFPIQVAKLESLIRMLYDIEDQIKTLDDAERLSRRQSLSRHVLGLIDEYLQSETMSSPKVLPKSNLGQAAAYVRRHWAALNRFTEDARVPIDNNDCEQLMKRVATGRKNWLFKGSLSAGERAANLMTIIGTAIRNELDVHAYLDDVLRRALAGETDWSALSPPAWRDSHPESICDYRQDERRQAADRKRVRRARRRRLKK, encoded by the coding sequence ATGGATGCGAAGCGATCAACGAACGTTCAACCGCCCAATGACATCGAGTCGTGTCACCGCATAATCGCAAGCCTAAAATCACAAGTCGAAGAGCAAGCCCACTCGGTACTCGAGCTGAAGAGCCACAATGACAAGCTCGAGGAAAAGAACATCGACCTCCAGCTGAAGGTCGAAAAACTGCTTCAGCAACTCTTTGGCAGGCGGAGTGAACGCCGTGTCGACGGCGACGGGCAGCTGTTTCTGGACCTCGGCGATGAAGCGACTCCTGAAGTGGTCAGTGCACTGGAAGAAGCCATTCGGGAAGCGGAACAGGTCACCCAAGACGCTGAGGAAGAAAAACAGAAACGACGCCGCAAGCCGCCCGCTAAGAATGATCGCAAGTTCCCCGAGCACCTGCCGCGAATTGAGCGGATCGTTGACCTTCCCGAAGCTCGACGTGAGGGATTGAAGCTGATCGGCTATGACGAGGTCGAAACGCTCGAGTGGATTCGGCCGAAACTTCGTGTTCGCGTCAACAAGTACGCCAAGTACGTTCAGCCAATTGAAAAGAATCGTGTCGAAGAAGGGCCGGCCATTATCAGCCCCGAGCGCCCTACCGGACTGGTCGCAGGGGATCGCTTCGACGCTTCGATCGGTGTCGAAGTCATCGCTTGGAAGTACTTCTATCACCTGCCGTTCTACCGTCAGCAAGACCTGTTCGCCGGCAGCGGCTGGACGCCCAGTCGTAGCACGCTGGCGAATATTGAAACCTCCGTCGAGTTCGCGCTACGCCCACTGGCCGAACACTTGCGGTCGTTTCTCAAGACAGATGCTTGCGTGGGCTGTGATGACACAGGCGTGGTGCTGATCACGCCCAAAGTGATGCCCGACTTATCGAATCATCCACGCGCAGACCGAGTTGTCGAAGTGCTTGAAAAGGCCATCGCCTCTGGCAAGCCAAGCATCCAAGCGAACTTCTGGGGCTACTACGCATCGCGTCTTCCGGTGGTCGGGTTCGACTTCACGGTCAGTCGTCACCGTGACGGCCCCGATGATGTGCTGGCGGATTACGAAGGAACGCTGATCGGCGACTGCTGGTCAGGCTTTCAAAAGATCGATGTGCGCAGCGACTCGCGAATCAAGTTCGCAGCGTGCTGGGCGCATGCGCGTCGCAAGATTGACGAGTGCCGCAGTGCGTTCCCGATCCAAGTGGCGAAGCTGGAATCACTGATCCGGATGCTTTACGACATCGAGGATCAAATCAAGACTCTCGATGACGCGGAGCGACTGTCGCGAAGGCAAAGCCTCTCGCGTCACGTACTGGGCTTGATCGACGAATACCTGCAAAGCGAAACAATGAGTTCGCCCAAGGTGCTTCCCAAAAGCAATCTTGGCCAAGCGGCAGCGTACGTGCGTCGACACTGGGCGGCACTGAATCGGTTCACCGAAGACGCTCGCGTTCCGATCGACAACAACGACTGCGAACAGTTGATGAAGCGAGTGGCGACAGGCCGCAAGAACTGGTTGTTCAAAGGCTCGCTGTCGGCAGGTGAGCGAGCGGCGAACTTGATGACGATTATCGGGACAGCGATTCGCAATGAATTGGACGTTCACGCCTATCTGGATGATGTGCTACGCCGAGCCCTGGCTGGCGAAACCGACTGGTCAGCGCTGAGCCCACCTGCCTGGAGAGACTCGCACCCGGAATCCATCTGCGACTACCGGCAAGACGAACGTCGACAAGCAGCCGACCGCAAGCGAGTCCGACGCGCCCGCCGCCGACGCCTCAAAAAATAG
- the tnpB gene encoding IS66 family insertion sequence element accessory protein TnpB (TnpB, as the term is used for proteins encoded by IS66 family insertion elements, is considered an accessory protein, since TnpC, encoded by a neighboring gene, is a DDE family transposase.) — MIGLPDYKVPGGTPIYLCTDPVDFRKGFDGLTGIVTTSLGKNVTDGSLFLFVNRKRDRIKALWWETGGLTLWYRRLEQGTVELPKPPIDQSHLTIDSVELAMWIAGVSLKSAKTRRKRMKVA; from the coding sequence ATGATCGGATTGCCCGATTACAAAGTTCCAGGGGGCACGCCGATCTATCTGTGCACCGACCCGGTCGACTTTCGAAAAGGCTTTGATGGCCTGACCGGAATCGTCACCACCTCGTTGGGCAAGAACGTCACCGATGGTTCGCTGTTTCTGTTTGTCAATCGAAAGCGAGACCGTATCAAAGCCCTCTGGTGGGAGACAGGTGGATTGACCTTGTGGTACAGACGGCTCGAGCAGGGAACCGTCGAGCTGCCAAAGCCTCCAATTGATCAATCGCATCTCACAATCGATTCGGTCGAGCTCGCGATGTGGATCGCTGGCGTGTCACTGAAATCGGCCAAGACAAGACGCAAGCGAATGAAAGTTGCTTGA
- the tnpA gene encoding IS66 family insertion sequence element accessory protein TnpA → MTRSETANLWTERLQRFEQAQMTVAQFCAAEGVSQPSFYNWKRKLRSPRDPEVPAVTKFVPVSFQATPDRTSAMANQASATIELPGGIRIRVEVPTDSQPNPSRTNQP, encoded by the coding sequence ATGACTCGATCCGAAACCGCGAATCTTTGGACGGAGCGTTTGCAACGATTTGAGCAAGCTCAGATGACGGTCGCTCAATTCTGTGCCGCCGAAGGTGTTTCGCAGCCTTCTTTCTACAACTGGAAACGCAAGCTACGTTCGCCACGGGATCCGGAAGTCCCCGCCGTTACCAAGTTCGTGCCCGTCTCGTTTCAAGCCACACCGGATCGCACCTCTGCCATGGCGAATCAAGCGAGCGCGACAATTGAACTTCCCGGTGGTATCCGTATTCGCGTCGAAGTGCCGACTGATTCTCAGCCGAACCCATCGCGGACGAATCAGCCATGA
- a CDS encoding ThuA domain-containing protein, whose translation MKKRCFVAAAFAFAVCLLPTLTAIHAADHLVFEPAEGQANGKHIVLISGDEEYRTEESCPMLGKILSQTHGFKCTVLFAIDKETGGINPYQIDNIPGTEALNDADLMILATRWRVLPDDQLDPILKFINAGKPIIAYRTATHAFKSGHYGDYDWANFGINVVGENWHSHHGKHKVEGGRAVIVEDNANHPILNDVADIYTPSDIYGVVHLDESAATVLLRGMVIQHLDAAAPPVDAKNDPMMPLAWLKPYQAPSGKTGQCVATTAGAAVDFRSEDLRRLIVNASYFLTGMDVPKSADVSFVDPFVPSFYGFETSDLYRNRDLRVEEFELGSSATVFTPKGTFAPVTN comes from the coding sequence TTCACGCCGCGGATCACCTCGTGTTCGAGCCCGCCGAAGGCCAGGCCAACGGCAAACACATCGTCCTGATCTCGGGCGATGAAGAATATCGAACCGAAGAATCCTGCCCGATGCTCGGGAAAATCCTTAGTCAAACCCACGGCTTCAAGTGCACGGTGCTGTTCGCCATCGACAAGGAAACCGGCGGCATCAACCCGTACCAGATCGACAACATCCCCGGCACGGAAGCACTCAACGACGCTGACCTGATGATTCTGGCAACGCGTTGGCGAGTTCTTCCGGACGATCAGCTCGATCCAATCTTGAAATTCATCAACGCGGGCAAGCCAATCATCGCCTATCGCACCGCCACCCATGCTTTTAAAAGCGGTCACTACGGCGACTACGACTGGGCGAACTTTGGAATCAATGTCGTCGGCGAGAACTGGCATTCGCACCATGGCAAACACAAAGTCGAAGGCGGCCGCGCGGTGATTGTGGAAGACAACGCCAACCATCCGATCTTGAACGACGTTGCCGACATCTACACCCCCTCAGACATCTACGGCGTCGTCCACCTTGATGAGTCCGCCGCCACGGTCTTGCTGCGAGGCATGGTCATCCAACACCTCGATGCCGCCGCGCCTCCGGTTGACGCGAAAAACGATCCGATGATGCCGTTGGCTTGGTTGAAACCGTACCAGGCTCCCTCCGGAAAAACCGGTCAATGCGTGGCCACCACCGCCGGTGCCGCCGTCGACTTTCGCAGCGAAGACCTGCGTCGTCTGATCGTCAACGCGAGTTACTTTCTCACCGGTATGGACGTCCCGAAATCGGCCGACGTTTCGTTCGTCGATCCTTTTGTGCCCTCGTTCTACGGTTTCGAAACCAGCGACTTGTACCGCAATCGGGACCTCCGCGTCGAAGAGTTTGAACTCGGTTCGTCCGCGACCGTCTTCACTCCCAAAGGCACGTTTGCTCCGGTCACGAACTGA